The Actinotalea sp. JY-7876 sequence GGCCGGTTCCTGGCGGAGGCGCTCGAGCCGGAGGTCGCGCTGGCCAGCGCCTGACCCGGGGTCAGCGCAGCACGCTCGGCTCGACCGCCAGGGGTACCGGCTCGGTGCGGACGGGGAAGTTCACCGAGCGGCTGATGAAGCAGTGCTCACCGGCGCCGCGGTGCAGTGCCGCGAGCTCGGCGTCGTCGACCGGGCGCGTGGCACGCACCGTGACGCGCGGGCGCAGGACGACCGTCGTGAACTGCCCCGCGCCGGCCGCCTCGACGCGCATCGTGCCCACGGGCTCGTCGACGTAGCCGACCACGACGACGCCCGCGCGCGCCGCGAGGTGCAGGAACCACAGCATGTGGCACTGCGCGAGCGCGGCGACGAGCAGCTGCTCGGGGTTCCACCGCTCCGGGTCCCCCCGGAAGGCCGGGTCGGAGGAGCCCAGCAGCGGCGGCCTGCCCTCGGCGTGGATCTCGTGGTCCCGGCTGTAGGCGGTGTAGCTCGACGTCCCCGCCTCGCCCGCGCCGGTCCAGCGCACCGTCGCCCCGTACGTGTGCAGGATCCCCATGCCTCAACCTAGCGCGGCGCCCGCCGACGTCGGGGTCTGTCGGAGGGCTGGCTTAGGCTCGTGGTCATGGCAGACCCGGCGACGTATCGTCCGCGGCCGGGCGAGATCCCCGACTCCCCGGGCGTCTACCGGTTCCGCGACAACCACGGCCGCGTCGTCTACGTCGGCAAGGCGAAGAGCCTCCGCTCGCGGCTCAACAGCTACTTCCAGGACCTGTCCGCGCTGCACCCGCGCACGCAGCAGATGGTCACCACCGCCGCGTCGGTGGAGTGGACGGTGGTGGGCACCGAGGTCGAGGCGCTCGCCCTCGAGTACTCCTGGATCAAGGAGTTCGACCCGCGCTTCAACGTCAAGTACCGGGACGACAAGTCGTACCCGTACCTCGCGGTGACGCTCGGCGAGGAGTACCCGCGCGTGCAGGTGATGCGGGGCGCCAAGCGGCCGGGCACGCGCTACTTCGGCCCCTACGGCCACGCCTGGGCGATCCGCGAGACCGTCGACCTGCTGCTGCGCGTCTTCCCCGTGCGCACGTGCTCGGCCGGCGTCTTCAAACGCGCCGCGCAGGCCGGGCGGCCGTGCCTGCTCGGGTACATCGACAAGTGCTCGGCGCCCTGCGTGGGACGCATCTCCGCGGCGGACCACCGCACGCTCGCCGAGGACTTCTGCGACTTCATGGCGGGCGACACGGCGCGCTTCGTGCGCCGCCTCGACAAGCGCATGCGCGAGGCGTCGGCGGAGCTGGACTTCGAGACCGCCGCCCGGCTCCGGGACGACATCGGCGCGCTCCAGCGCGCGACCGAGAAGAACGCCGTCGTGCTGCCCGACGGCACCGACGCGGACGTCTTCGCCCTGGTCGGGGACGAGCTCGAGGCGGCCGTGCAGGTGTTCCACGTGCGGGGCGGGCGGATCCGCGGACAGCGCGGCTGGGTCGTGGAGAAGGTCGAGGACGTCACGGACGCCGAGCTGGTCGAGCACCTCCTGCAGCAGGTCTACGGCGAGGGGGAGGTGCCCGCGACGCCGCCCAGCGCGAGCGCGAGCAAGGCACGTCCCGAGCGCACCGTCGAGACGGCGAGCGCCGTGCCGCGCGAGGTGCTCGTGCCGGTGCTGCCGCCCGACGTCGACCAGGTCAGCGCGTGGCTCGCGGGGCTGCGCGGCTCGCGCGTCGAGGTGCGGGTCCCGCAGCGGGGGGACAAGCGGGCGCTCGCCGACACGGTGCGCCGCAACGCGGAGCAGTCCCTGGTCCTGCACCGGACCAAGCGCGCCTCCGACCTCACCACGCGGAGCCAGGCGCTGCGCGAGATCCAGGAGGCCCTCGGGCTCGACAGCGCCCCGCTGCGCATCGAGTGCTACGACATCTCGACCACCCAGGGCACCCACCAGGTGGGGTCGATGGTGGTCTTCGAGGACGGGCTCGCCCGCAAGTCCGAGTACCGGCAGTTCGCCGTGCGCGGGCCCGACGGTCAGGGCGCGCGCGACGACACGGCGGCGATGTACGAGGTCATCACGCGCCGCTTCCGGCGCTACCTGGAGGACCAGGCGCGGTCCGGTGGCGCGCCCGACCTGGGGGACGGCGAGGACGCGGTCGCCGACGGGCACCCGTTCCCGTCGGGGCCCGCCCGCTCGGGGGAGGTCTCCGGCGAGGTGGAGGGCCAGCGCGGGCGCTTCGCGTACCCGCCGAACCTCGTGGTGGTCGACGGCGGGCCGCCGCAGGTCGCGGCCGCCGCGCGCGCGCTCGCCGACCTGGGGATCGAGGACGTCGCGCTCTGCGGGCTGGCCAAGCGGCTCGAGGAGGTGTGGCTGCCGGGGGAGGAGTACCCGGTGATCCTCCAGCGCTCGTCCGAAGGGCTGTACCTGCTGCAGCGCGTGCGCGACGAGGCCCACCGGTTCGCGATCCGGCACCACCGCGCGCGCCGCAGCAAGGGCATGACCGTCTCGGCGCTCGACGCCGTACCGGGCCTCGGCCCGACCCGCACCGCGGCGCTGCTCAAGCACTTCGGCAGCGTCACGCGCCTCAAGGCGGCGACGGTGGAGGAGATCGCGCAGGTCAAGGGCATGGGCCCGCGCACCGCGGCCGCCGTGCTCACGGCGCTCGGGGTGGGTGCCGCCGGGCCCGCGGCGCCCGCCACGCCCGACGAGGCCCCTGCGACGGACCAGGCGCCCGCGACCGACCGGGCGCCCGCGACGGACGAGGCACCGGCGACCGACGAGGCGGTGACGCAGCGGGCTGGCATGCTGGAACCATGACCGCAGAGCCGCCCCCCACGACCGTGCCGTCAGGCATCCCCGCGCTCGAGGCCACCACCCCGACCCCCCGCGCGGAGCTCCCCGAGCTCCTCATCATCACCGGGATGTCGGGCGCCGGCCGCACGCGCGCGGCCGCCGTGCTCGAGGACCTCGACTGGTACGTCGTCGACAACCTCCCGGCGCGGCTGCTGCCGGAGGTGGTGGGGATGATGACGCGCAGCGCCGGCGGGGTGCAGCGCCTCGCCGCCGTCGTCGACGTGCGCGGGCGCGAGCTCTTCGGCGACCTCGCCGAGGTGGTCGACACCCTGCGGACGGCGGGCATCGCCTACCGGATCCTCTTCCTCGACGCGTCCGACCAGGTGCTCGTGCAGCGGTTCGAGGCCGTGCGTCGCCCGCACCCGCTCCAGGGCGAGGGGCGCATCCTGGACGGGATCGCCGCCGAGCGCGAGATCATGCACTCCGTCCGCGAGCGCGCCGACGTGGTCATCGACACCAGCGACCTCAACGTCCACGACCTGGCCCGTGCCGTGCGGCTCGCCGTGGTGGGCGGCGACGAGGACGCGCTGCGGATCAACGTGCTGTCCTTCGGGTTCAAGTACGGGATCCCCCTGGACGCGGACCACGTCGCCGACGTGCGGTTCCTCGCCAACCCGTACTGGGTCACCGAGCTGCGGCACCTCACCGGCAAGGACGAACCCGTGCGTGACTACGTGCTCGGCCTGGACGGCGCCCGCGTCTTCGTCGACCGGTACGCCTTCGCGCTCGAGCCGGTGCTGAGCGGCTACGTCGAGGAGGACAAGCGGTACGCGACCATCGCGGTCGGCTGCACGGGCGGCAAGCACCGCTCGGTCGCGCTCTCCGAGGCCCTCGCCGCTGTGCTCCGCGAGCGCGGGCACCGCGTCGTCGTCAGCCACCGCGACCTGGGGCGCGAGTGACCACCCCGGACGACGGGGACCGGCGCCCGCACCGCTCCGACGATGCCGCGACGCGGCTCCTGACCACGCCGCTGCACAGCGGCGGCGTGGGGCCGGCGGTGGTCGCCCTCGGCGGCGGGCACGGCCTGTACGCGAGCCTGTCGGCCCTGCGGCTCATGTCGGACCGGCTGACCGCGGTCGTCACGGTCGCGGACGACGGCGGCTCGTCCGGCCGTCTGCGCCAGGAGATGGACGTGCTGCCGCCGGGGGACCTGCGGATGGCCCTGTCCGCCCTGTGCGACGACTCCGACTGGGGACGGACGTGGCGCGACGTCCTGCAGCACCGGTTCAGCTCGCAGGGGTCGCTGGACCAGCACGCCGTCGGCAACCTGCTCATCGTCGCCCTGTGGGAGCTGCTCGGGGACACCGTCGGCGGACTCGACTGGGTGGCACGGCTGCTCGGCGCGCGCGGCCGCGTGCTGCCGATGGCCTCGGTCCCGCTGGCGATCGAGGCCGACGTGGAGGGGCCCGACGGGGTCAGCCGCCTCGTGCGGGGCCAGAGCCAGGTCGCGGTGGCCGAGGGGCGCATCCGCCGGGTGCGGCTGCTCCCGGAGGCCCCGCCGGCGTCCCAGGAGGCCGTGGCCGCGGTCGACGCCGCCGACTGGGTGGTGCTCGGGCCGGGATCGTGGTTCACCTCCGTGATGCCCCACCTGCTGGTGCCCGAGCTCTCCCACGCGCTGCACCGCACCCCGGCGCGGCGGTGCGTCACCCTCAACCTGCGGCCGGCGGCCGACGAGGGCGGCATGACGTGCTTCGAGCACCTCGCCGCGCTCCAGCAGCACGCCCCCGAGCTGCGGGTCGACGTCGTGGTGGCCGATCCGACGGCCGTCGACGACCTCGACGCGCTCGAGGCCAAGGCCCGCGAGATGGGGGCGTCGGTGCTGCTCCGGCAGGTGCACGTGGGTGACGGGAGCGCCCGTCACGACGCGCTGCGGCTGGCCGCCGCGTACCGCGACGCCTTCGAGGGCGTGCTGGGTGACGTGGGGAGCACCGCCCGGTGAATGGCAGGATGACGCCCATGGCGCTGACGGCACAGGTGAAGGACGAGCTCGCCCGGTTGACCGTCGACAAGACGTCGTGCCGCAAGGCGGAGGTCTCGGCGACCCTGCGGTTCGCGGGCGGGCTGCACATCATCTCGGGCCGCATCGTCATCGAGGCGGAGCTGGACACGGGGATCGCGGCCCGGCGCCTGCGGCAGTTCATCGCCGAGGTCTACGGGCACACGAGCGACGTCGTCGTCGTGAGCGGTGGCGGGCTGCGGCGCGGCACGCGCTACGTCGTGCGCGTCGTCAAGGACGGCGAGTCCCTGGCCCGCCAGACGGGTCTGCTGGACGCTCGTGGCCGGCCCGTGCGGGGCCTGCCCCCGCAGGTCGTCTCGGCGGGCATCGGTGAGGCCGAGGCCGCGTGGCGCGGGGCGTTCCTCGCGCACGGGTCGCTGACGGAGCCCGGCCGCTCGGCCGCGCTCGAGGTGACGTGCCCCGGCCCGGAGGCCGCGCTGGCCCTCGTGGGGGCGGCGCGCCGGCTCGGCATCGCGGCCAAGGCCCGCGAGGTGCGGGGCGTGGACCGCGTCGTGATCCGCGACGGGGACGCGATCGGCGCGATGCTGACGCGTCTGGGCGCCCACGACGCCGTGATGGTCTGGGAGGAGCGCCGCATGCGGCGCGAGGTGCGCGGCACGGCGAACCGCCTCGCCAACTTCGACGACGCGAACCTGCGGCGCTCGGCGCGCGCGGCGGTCGCCGCGGGCGCCCGCGTGGAGCGCGCGTTCGAGATCCTCGGGGAGGACCTCCCGGAGCACCTGCGCGAGGCGGGCGAGCTGCGCCTGGCCCACAAGCAGGCGTCCCTGGAGGAGCTCGGGCAGCTCGCTGACCCGCCCTTGACGAAGGACGCGGTCGCCGGCCGCATCCGGCGCCTGCTCGCGACGGCGGACAAGAAGGCCGCGGACCTGGGCATCCCGGACACCGAGGCCGGGCTCACGCCCGACATGCTCGACGTCTGACGCGCACGCCGGGACCTCTACCGTGAGCCCGGCGGCCGGTCGGGGGACCCATGTCCCCGACGCGTGATGTGTCCTGCGTGTAACCTGGGTCCCATCTGGGGATCGAGGTTCAGTCACGGTCCGGCCAGGCGCGTACAGCGCCGTACGCATCCGAAAGGTGACCCATCGCGTGTCGGCGGAACCGGCGCGCCCCGAGGAGGCATTGTGACTATCCGCGTCGGAATCAACGGCTTCGGCCGCATCGGACGTAACTTCTTCCGCGCCGTGCTCGAGTCGGGCGCCGACATCGAGATCGTCGGCGTCAACGACCTGACCGACAACAAGTCGCTCGCGCACCTGCTGAAGTACGACTCGATCCTCGGCCGTCTGCCGCAGGAGGTGACCTACGACGAGACGTCGATCACGGTCGGCGGCAAGTCGTTCAAGGCCCTCGCCGAGCGCGACCCGTCCGCCCTCCCGTGGGGCGAGCTGGGCGCCGACATCGTCATCGAGTCGACCGGCATCTTCACCGACGCGACCAAGGCGAAGGCGCACCTCGACGCCGGCGCCAAGAAGGTCATCATCTCGGCGCCCGCGAAGAACGAGGACGCCACGTTCGTCGTCGGTGTGAACCACACCGAGTACGACCCGGCCAAGCACAACATCATCTCGAACGCGTCCTGCACGACGAACTGCCTCGCGCCGCTCGCCAAGGTCCTCGACGAGAGCTTCGGCATCGTCCGCGGCCTCATGACGACGATCCACGCGTACACGCAGGACCAGAACCTCCAGGACGGCCCGCACAAGGACCTGCGTCGCGCCCGCGCCGCGGCCCTGAACATGGTGCCGACGTCCACCGGTGCCGCCAAGGCGGTCTCGCTCGTGCTCCCGCAGCTCAAGGGCAAGCTCGACGGCTACGCGATGCGCGTGCCCACGCCGACGGGCTCCGCGACGGACCTGACGTTCACGGCCGGCCGCGAGGTCACGGTCGAGGAGGTCAACG is a genomic window containing:
- a CDS encoding OsmC family protein; the encoded protein is MGILHTYGATVRWTGAGEAGTSSYTAYSRDHEIHAEGRPPLLGSSDPAFRGDPERWNPEQLLVAALAQCHMLWFLHLAARAGVVVVGYVDEPVGTMRVEAAGAGQFTTVVLRPRVTVRATRPVDDAELAALHRGAGEHCFISRSVNFPVRTEPVPLAVEPSVLR
- the uvrC gene encoding excinuclease ABC subunit UvrC codes for the protein MADPATYRPRPGEIPDSPGVYRFRDNHGRVVYVGKAKSLRSRLNSYFQDLSALHPRTQQMVTTAASVEWTVVGTEVEALALEYSWIKEFDPRFNVKYRDDKSYPYLAVTLGEEYPRVQVMRGAKRPGTRYFGPYGHAWAIRETVDLLLRVFPVRTCSAGVFKRAAQAGRPCLLGYIDKCSAPCVGRISAADHRTLAEDFCDFMAGDTARFVRRLDKRMREASAELDFETAARLRDDIGALQRATEKNAVVLPDGTDADVFALVGDELEAAVQVFHVRGGRIRGQRGWVVEKVEDVTDAELVEHLLQQVYGEGEVPATPPSASASKARPERTVETASAVPREVLVPVLPPDVDQVSAWLAGLRGSRVEVRVPQRGDKRALADTVRRNAEQSLVLHRTKRASDLTTRSQALREIQEALGLDSAPLRIECYDISTTQGTHQVGSMVVFEDGLARKSEYRQFAVRGPDGQGARDDTAAMYEVITRRFRRYLEDQARSGGAPDLGDGEDAVADGHPFPSGPARSGEVSGEVEGQRGRFAYPPNLVVVDGGPPQVAAAARALADLGIEDVALCGLAKRLEEVWLPGEEYPVILQRSSEGLYLLQRVRDEAHRFAIRHHRARRSKGMTVSALDAVPGLGPTRTAALLKHFGSVTRLKAATVEEIAQVKGMGPRTAAAVLTALGVGAAGPAAPATPDEAPATDQAPATDRAPATDEAPATDEAVTQRAGMLEP
- the rapZ gene encoding RNase adapter RapZ; amino-acid sequence: MTAEPPPTTVPSGIPALEATTPTPRAELPELLIITGMSGAGRTRAAAVLEDLDWYVVDNLPARLLPEVVGMMTRSAGGVQRLAAVVDVRGRELFGDLAEVVDTLRTAGIAYRILFLDASDQVLVQRFEAVRRPHPLQGEGRILDGIAAEREIMHSVRERADVVIDTSDLNVHDLARAVRLAVVGGDEDALRINVLSFGFKYGIPLDADHVADVRFLANPYWVTELRHLTGKDEPVRDYVLGLDGARVFVDRYAFALEPVLSGYVEEDKRYATIAVGCTGGKHRSVALSEALAAVLRERGHRVVVSHRDLGRE
- the yvcK gene encoding uridine diphosphate-N-acetylglucosamine-binding protein YvcK, with amino-acid sequence MTTPLHSGGVGPAVVALGGGHGLYASLSALRLMSDRLTAVVTVADDGGSSGRLRQEMDVLPPGDLRMALSALCDDSDWGRTWRDVLQHRFSSQGSLDQHAVGNLLIVALWELLGDTVGGLDWVARLLGARGRVLPMASVPLAIEADVEGPDGVSRLVRGQSQVAVAEGRIRRVRLLPEAPPASQEAVAAVDAADWVVLGPGSWFTSVMPHLLVPELSHALHRTPARRCVTLNLRPAADEGGMTCFEHLAALQQHAPELRVDVVVADPTAVDDLDALEAKAREMGASVLLRQVHVGDGSARHDALRLAAAYRDAFEGVLGDVGSTAR
- the whiA gene encoding DNA-binding protein WhiA, which translates into the protein MALTAQVKDELARLTVDKTSCRKAEVSATLRFAGGLHIISGRIVIEAELDTGIAARRLRQFIAEVYGHTSDVVVVSGGGLRRGTRYVVRVVKDGESLARQTGLLDARGRPVRGLPPQVVSAGIGEAEAAWRGAFLAHGSLTEPGRSAALEVTCPGPEAALALVGAARRLGIAAKAREVRGVDRVVIRDGDAIGAMLTRLGAHDAVMVWEERRMRREVRGTANRLANFDDANLRRSARAAVAAGARVERAFEILGEDLPEHLREAGELRLAHKQASLEELGQLADPPLTKDAVAGRIRRLLATADKKAADLGIPDTEAGLTPDMLDV
- the gap gene encoding type I glyceraldehyde-3-phosphate dehydrogenase, with product MTIRVGINGFGRIGRNFFRAVLESGADIEIVGVNDLTDNKSLAHLLKYDSILGRLPQEVTYDETSITVGGKSFKALAERDPSALPWGELGADIVIESTGIFTDATKAKAHLDAGAKKVIISAPAKNEDATFVVGVNHTEYDPAKHNIISNASCTTNCLAPLAKVLDESFGIVRGLMTTIHAYTQDQNLQDGPHKDLRRARAAALNMVPTSTGAAKAVSLVLPQLKGKLDGYAMRVPTPTGSATDLTFTAGREVTVEEVNAAIKAASETPELKGILTYTEDPIVSKDIETDPASSIFDAGLTKVSGDLVKVVAWYDNEWGYSNSLVKLTTYVGERL